A region of Candidatus Aquicultor sp. DNA encodes the following proteins:
- a CDS encoding formate--tetrahydrofolate ligase, whose protein sequence is MGTKEATYNPRSMDPTKYKDWQIAQEAMKYLPTPEEWVDKLGIQKDEMIPYGKTPKLDFLKIMDRLKDKPDGKYIEVTAITPTPLGEGKTTVSMGLIQGLGYKGESVGGALRQPSGGPTMNVKGTAAGGGNALLIPMTEFSLGLTGDINDIMNAHNLAMVALTSRYQHECNYTDEELTKRGLKRLDIDPKNVEMGWVIDFCAQSLRNIMIGMGGKKDGYPMQSRFGIAVGSELMAILAVSRDLADLRERLGNITVAYDRTGKPITTSDLDVDGAMAAWMRNTINPTLCYSVEGQPVLIHAGPFANIAIGQNSIISDRLALKLFDYTVTESGFAADIGFEKFWNVKCRLSGNVPNVSVIVATIRALKMHGGGPAVAPGRPLPEEYTKENLALVEKGFENLRHMVDVVKKSGIVPVVAINAFYTDTKAEHDLVKKLCDEMGVRAAVSEHWMYGGEGAADLADTVMDAANEPSNYKPLYPLEMPLRQRVEMIAKEVYGADGVQWSPVAEAKAKRFESDPRFADFQTMMVKTHLSLTHDPTLKGVPKGWQLPIRDVLVYSGAKFLCPMAGDISLMPGTASDPAYRRVDIDVNTGEVSGLF, encoded by the coding sequence ATGGGAACAAAGGAAGCGACCTATAATCCACGATCGATGGACCCAACCAAATATAAGGATTGGCAGATCGCTCAGGAGGCAATGAAATACTTGCCGACCCCGGAAGAGTGGGTTGATAAACTCGGCATCCAAAAAGACGAGATGATCCCATACGGGAAGACCCCGAAACTCGATTTCCTCAAGATTATGGACCGTCTCAAGGATAAACCGGACGGCAAATACATCGAAGTAACCGCGATTACACCGACACCTCTCGGCGAAGGCAAAACTACCGTGTCTATGGGGCTTATCCAAGGCCTTGGCTATAAGGGCGAAAGCGTCGGCGGAGCGTTGCGCCAACCATCCGGCGGGCCGACCATGAACGTTAAAGGCACCGCTGCCGGCGGTGGCAATGCGCTTCTCATCCCGATGACCGAGTTTTCGCTGGGCCTAACCGGCGACATCAACGACATTATGAACGCGCACAACCTCGCTATGGTGGCTTTGACCAGCCGCTACCAGCATGAGTGCAACTATACCGATGAAGAACTCACCAAACGAGGACTAAAACGCCTCGACATCGACCCGAAGAACGTCGAGATGGGCTGGGTCATCGATTTCTGCGCCCAGTCGCTTCGCAATATCATGATCGGCATGGGCGGCAAGAAGGACGGCTACCCGATGCAATCGCGCTTCGGTATCGCCGTCGGAAGCGAGCTCATGGCGATTTTGGCGGTATCACGCGACCTTGCCGACCTGCGCGAGCGTCTCGGCAACATTACGGTAGCATATGACCGTACCGGCAAGCCGATTACCACGAGCGATCTCGATGTGGACGGTGCAATGGCCGCCTGGATGCGAAACACCATTAACCCGACACTGTGCTACTCGGTCGAGGGCCAGCCGGTTCTTATCCACGCCGGTCCGTTTGCCAATATCGCGATCGGTCAGAACTCGATTATTTCCGACCGTCTCGCACTCAAACTATTTGATTACACCGTTACCGAATCGGGCTTTGCCGCCGATATCGGCTTTGAGAAGTTCTGGAACGTTAAGTGCCGCCTCTCCGGCAACGTGCCGAACGTGTCGGTTATCGTCGCCACCATCCGTGCGCTTAAGATGCACGGTGGCGGTCCTGCTGTTGCGCCGGGGCGCCCGCTTCCGGAAGAATACACCAAGGAAAATCTCGCATTGGTCGAGAAGGGTTTCGAAAACCTGCGCCACATGGTGGACGTCGTTAAGAAATCGGGTATCGTGCCGGTTGTCGCGATCAACGCGTTCTATACCGACACCAAGGCCGAGCACGATCTGGTCAAGAAGCTCTGCGATGAGATGGGCGTTCGTGCAGCCGTGTCGGAGCACTGGATGTACGGCGGCGAAGGCGCGGCCGATTTGGCCGATACCGTTATGGATGCGGCCAACGAACCGAGCAACTACAAACCGCTCTATCCGCTGGAGATGCCGCTCCGCCAGCGCGTTGAAATGATTGCAAAAGAAGTATACGGCGCGGACGGCGTACAGTGGTCGCCGGTTGCCGAGGCCAAGGCGAAACGCTTCGAATCCGATCCGCGGTTTGCCGATTTTCAGACGATGATGGTCAAGACGCATCTGTCGCTTACGCACGACCCAACGCTCAAGGGTGTGCCGAAGGGGTGGCAGCTGCCGATTCGCGATGTTCTCGTTTATAGCGGTGCTAAATTCCTCTGCCCGATGGCGGGCGATATCAGCTTGATGCCGGGCACCGCGTCCGACCCCGCATACCGCCGTGTTGATATCGATGTTAACACCGGTGAAGTAAGCGGATTGTTCTAG
- a CDS encoding response regulator, whose translation MKIKTLIVDDEAPARSELRYLLERNADVQVIGEATNSTEALELIKALKYDLVLIDIQMPGLSGLDVVAALKDVPHVPAVVFVTAFSEYAVKAFELDAVDYLVKPIDEERLIQTIAKVKKRVDTTQVVQAPTRKAEQPAEKSVIDIDRIPVESKGKTLLLPTKEIVYISSRNDIVFVHTVDSTFITRFTLKTLEERLENKSFLRVHRGYIVNLRHVIEIVPMYGRSYILKVRANQNNEIPVSRRRGQKLKAMLGM comes from the coding sequence ATGAAGATAAAGACGTTAATCGTTGACGACGAAGCGCCGGCACGCTCAGAACTGCGCTATCTGCTCGAGAGAAATGCGGATGTTCAGGTTATCGGTGAGGCGACCAACTCAACAGAAGCGCTTGAGCTTATTAAAGCACTCAAGTACGATCTGGTGTTGATCGATATCCAGATGCCGGGTCTCTCGGGGCTCGACGTCGTTGCTGCGCTCAAAGACGTGCCGCACGTGCCGGCCGTGGTCTTCGTGACCGCGTTCAGCGAGTATGCGGTCAAGGCATTTGAGCTTGATGCAGTCGACTATCTGGTAAAGCCCATCGATGAGGAACGTCTTATCCAGACTATTGCGAAAGTGAAGAAACGCGTCGATACAACGCAAGTCGTGCAGGCCCCCACCCGGAAAGCAGAACAGCCCGCTGAAAAATCGGTCATCGATATCGACAGGATACCGGTTGAGAGTAAGGGCAAAACACTCCTTCTGCCGACAAAAGAGATCGTGTACATTTCCAGCCGTAACGATATCGTATTCGTTCACACGGTTGACAGCACCTTTATTACGCGGTTCACCTTAAAGACGCTCGAAGAGCGCCTGGAAAACAAATCGTTTTTGCGGGTACATCGCGGTTACATCGTTAATCTGCGCCATGTTATCGAGATCGTACCCATGTACGGGCGAAGCTATATCCTCAAAGTCCGTGCAAATCAAAACAACGAGATACCGGTTAGCCGGCGCCGCGGGCAGAAACTTAAAGCAATGCTTGGCATGTAA
- a CDS encoding histidine kinase, with the protein MTMRKQDEYRSNMLYYLAESLVLGSLVAIAVYYLSTHFFKASSSTVAFFIIAIPSTAMGFASVTLFRLRAQEEHNKARESHKILDITSKTLPYLRKGLNYESAQGVSKIIHDHMDAMAVSITDANTILGFCGVGDDHHLIGKPILTRATKESIETNTTRILTSKAEIGCPMATCKLKAAIVVPLEQVGKPAGVLKFYYDNPAHLTESRIAVAEGLAQLLSTQIELSELNRQKELAYDAELRALQAQINPHFLFNTLNTITSFVRTDPNKARKLLIQFSDFFRKSLEWKGGFITLAQELDYIANYLVLEKARFSERLVIDFDIDPDAQNCILPALSIQPLVENAVKHGFCAEGQLEVSVIVKLGDEDLYVTVADNGKGICEKELDQVLKFGYGKGSGIGLSNVNERLKSIYGEDYQVKIDSKVDCGTNVHLNIPISRSKRAE; encoded by the coding sequence ATGACCATGAGGAAGCAGGACGAATACCGGTCTAATATGCTGTATTACCTGGCTGAGAGTCTGGTGCTCGGCAGCCTGGTTGCGATTGCCGTGTATTACCTGAGCACGCACTTCTTTAAAGCCTCGAGCAGTACGGTCGCTTTCTTTATTATCGCCATTCCATCGACGGCGATGGGATTCGCCTCGGTCACACTGTTTCGCCTGCGCGCACAGGAGGAGCATAATAAAGCGCGAGAATCGCATAAAATCCTGGATATTACCAGTAAAACACTGCCTTACCTGCGCAAAGGATTGAATTATGAATCGGCGCAAGGTGTAAGTAAAATCATCCACGACCACATGGACGCCATGGCGGTTTCAATTACCGATGCAAATACCATCCTCGGTTTTTGCGGCGTAGGCGACGACCATCACTTGATCGGAAAGCCGATCCTGACGCGGGCGACCAAGGAATCGATTGAGACAAATACGACGCGCATTCTTACCTCGAAAGCCGAGATCGGCTGCCCGATGGCGACTTGCAAGCTTAAGGCAGCTATTGTCGTGCCGCTTGAACAGGTAGGAAAACCGGCCGGCGTGCTGAAATTCTATTATGATAATCCGGCTCATCTTACCGAAAGCCGTATTGCAGTAGCCGAGGGTTTGGCACAGTTGCTGTCGACGCAGATAGAGCTGTCCGAGCTTAACCGGCAAAAAGAGCTTGCCTACGATGCCGAGCTGCGCGCACTACAAGCCCAAATCAACCCGCACTTTCTCTTTAATACGCTAAACACCATCACGTCGTTTGTGCGAACCGACCCGAACAAAGCGCGGAAACTACTCATCCAGTTCTCCGATTTCTTTAGAAAATCACTCGAGTGGAAGGGCGGCTTTATTACGCTTGCCCAGGAGCTCGATTATATTGCAAACTATCTGGTCCTTGAAAAGGCGCGCTTCAGCGAACGCCTTGTAATCGATTTCGATATCGATCCGGATGCGCAAAACTGTATTTTGCCTGCCCTTTCAATCCAACCGCTGGTCGAAAATGCGGTCAAGCACGGATTCTGTGCCGAGGGGCAGCTGGAAGTGAGCGTTATCGTGAAGCTCGGCGACGAGGACCTTTATGTCACCGTGGCTGACAACGGCAAGGGAATTTGTGAAAAAGAACTAGACCAGGTACTAAAATTTGGTTATGGTAAAGGCAGTGGAATAGGTCTTAGCAATGTCAACGAGCGGTTGAAGAGCATTTACGGTGAAGATTACCAGGTTAAAATCGACAGCAAGGTTGACTGCGGCACGAATGTGCATCTTAATATCCCGATCTCCAGAAGTAAGAGGGCAGAATGA
- a CDS encoding glycosyltransferase family 39 protein encodes MKSKRRPEAIMHAANNNAKNHIIDRVEDCVKDRHVQVLSLIVLLGLVLRLYHLGVESIWQDEGFSIHYAGLSLADIAGQLPQIDLNPPLHIILLHYWMMLFGQSEVVVRLLSALFGAGAIIAIYLVATRLFKRAVGLLSASFLALSPFMVYYSQEARGYSLLVLLTLLSFYFFLRLLEKPTRGVIAGYTVASVLLLYVHLFGIFLVIAQSLYYISVRFLVKPAARGLNERSLKIWLLTQAALLILYVPWLWVLYSRLSLLAANKVGLGAWSIQKPTLMSLVDMVSSFSGGAFAALILVGLSIVAIVDIFENKSADARADKTMGDKVHHVIATADKNFHDSRRSLLFVLLWLLVTVVIAFFVSLVAVPMFAAKYMIGAVPALFMIAARGVAALENRYAKAAAIAIVVVISVVVLWGYYGDTVKEPWRDAVQAVESQAQPGDVVVFNIGACRFNCFDYYAKRTDITNISFPQDAITVDDTALCSVLPQLKGHGRIWFVFLGMPQNLDAPRRALSSGYTVAYRHIFTAKQMYPINVYLFESR; translated from the coding sequence GTGAAGAGCAAACGACGTCCCGAAGCTATAATGCATGCCGCAAATAACAACGCCAAAAACCACATCATTGACCGTGTTGAAGATTGTGTAAAAGACCGGCACGTGCAGGTGCTTTCGCTCATTGTACTGCTCGGCCTGGTGCTTCGCCTCTACCATCTGGGGGTGGAAAGTATCTGGCAAGACGAGGGCTTTTCGATCCATTACGCAGGGCTTTCGCTGGCGGACATCGCGGGGCAGCTTCCCCAGATTGATCTTAACCCGCCGCTTCATATTATCTTGCTTCATTACTGGATGATGCTCTTCGGCCAATCCGAAGTTGTGGTACGGCTGCTCTCGGCACTTTTTGGCGCGGGCGCAATTATTGCAATCTACCTGGTAGCTACCAGGCTGTTTAAGCGAGCCGTTGGCTTGCTCTCGGCCTCGTTTCTGGCGCTCTCGCCGTTTATGGTCTATTACTCACAGGAAGCGCGGGGCTATAGTCTTCTGGTTCTGCTGACGCTGCTTTCGTTTTACTTCTTTCTACGGCTTCTGGAAAAACCCACACGCGGCGTTATTGCCGGCTACACGGTAGCCAGCGTTCTATTACTCTACGTGCATCTCTTTGGGATATTTCTCGTTATCGCGCAGAGCCTCTATTACATCAGCGTGCGCTTTTTAGTAAAACCGGCTGCCAGGGGTCTCAACGAGCGCTCACTAAAAATCTGGTTGCTAACGCAAGCAGCCCTACTCATTCTATACGTACCGTGGCTGTGGGTGCTCTATAGCCGGCTCTCGCTTCTTGCGGCTAACAAGGTGGGGCTCGGCGCGTGGTCGATACAAAAACCCACGTTGATGTCGCTGGTCGACATGGTGAGTTCATTTTCCGGGGGTGCGTTTGCGGCGCTCATTCTGGTTGGTCTCTCAATCGTTGCCATCGTTGATATCTTCGAGAATAAAAGTGCGGATGCCCGGGCGGATAAAACAATGGGGGACAAGGTACATCACGTTATCGCCACCGCCGATAAGAATTTTCACGATAGCCGGCGCTCGCTTCTTTTTGTGTTGTTGTGGCTGCTCGTGACGGTTGTTATTGCATTTTTTGTCTCACTCGTAGCGGTGCCCATGTTTGCGGCAAAATATATGATCGGAGCGGTGCCGGCACTCTTTATGATCGCCGCGCGAGGGGTGGCCGCGCTCGAGAATCGCTATGCAAAAGCGGCAGCCATCGCCATCGTCGTAGTTATTTCGGTTGTTGTTTTATGGGGTTACTACGGCGACACGGTTAAGGAGCCCTGGCGCGATGCGGTGCAGGCGGTTGAATCCCAGGCGCAGCCCGGGGATGTCGTGGTGTTTAATATAGGTGCATGCCGCTTTAATTGCTTTGACTACTACGCCAAACGCACGGATATTACCAATATCTCGTTTCCGCAAGATGCTATTACGGTTGATGACACGGCGCTTTGCAGTGTGCTGCCGCAGCTGAAAGGGCACGGGCGTATCTGGTTTGTCTTTCTTGGCATGCCGCAAAACCTCGACGCGCCGCGCAGGGCGCTTTCATCCGGCTATACTGTTGCCTACCGGCACATATTTACTGCCAAGCAAATGTATCCCATTAATGTGTATCTTTTTGAGAGCAGGTAG
- a CDS encoding sulfite exporter TauE/SafE family protein, whose product MSFIDIIGPILIGFFAGYLSGQFGVGGGVLMTPALRLILGTPALVAVGTPVPVIIVSAVTGAATYYRNGYVDLRLARDLAITGMIGAALGAYTTRFVNGDIILLITAAVFIFIALNYITGRGESAVIWERFTAARSHAVITSALIGMFVGFYSGFLGLGGGFLLVPALTIIFGKDIKTAFGTSLVVIIAYAIPGTIVHFLLGHIQPLLVLLLSIGIIPGAALGSRIAIGLPEATLRRMFGFLLLVIALYFGIAEIRQLFA is encoded by the coding sequence ATGAGCTTTATTGATATTATCGGGCCTATTCTTATCGGGTTTTTTGCCGGCTATCTATCCGGGCAGTTTGGGGTAGGGGGCGGAGTTCTAATGACGCCCGCGCTTCGCCTGATTCTCGGCACGCCGGCCTTGGTCGCTGTCGGCACGCCGGTGCCGGTTATTATCGTCTCGGCGGTTACCGGCGCCGCTACTTATTACCGGAACGGCTACGTCGATCTGCGCTTGGCGCGAGACCTCGCCATAACCGGGATGATCGGAGCGGCGCTCGGCGCTTATACCACCCGATTCGTTAACGGTGACATCATTCTTCTGATAACCGCGGCAGTTTTTATATTCATAGCGCTTAACTATATTACCGGCCGGGGAGAAAGCGCTGTTATTTGGGAGCGGTTCACCGCTGCGCGCAGCCATGCCGTGATTACCTCTGCGCTTATTGGTATGTTCGTAGGTTTTTACTCGGGGTTCTTAGGCCTCGGCGGCGGGTTTTTACTCGTTCCGGCGCTTACCATAATCTTCGGTAAGGATATAAAAACGGCGTTCGGCACGTCGCTCGTCGTTATTATCGCTTACGCGATTCCCGGCACTATCGTGCATTTCTTGCTCGGGCATATCCAACCGCTTCTAGTGCTGCTTCTCTCCATTGGCATTATACCGGGGGCGGCGCTCGGCTCGCGCATCGCCATCGGGCTGCCGGAAGCGACACTGCGGCGCATGTTCGGGTTCCTGCTATTGGTTATTGCTCTTTATTTTGGCATAGCCGAGATCAGGCAGCTGTTTGCGTAG